From one Malus sylvestris chromosome 1, drMalSylv7.2, whole genome shotgun sequence genomic stretch:
- the LOC126621550 gene encoding zinc finger protein ZAT12-like — translation MNMKRSITDMRELDHGLTMANCLMLLSRGINYNANQYDSFSVSPNRVFECKTCNRQFPSFQALGGHRASHKKPRLTGSSGEGNSNSSDQSLSQGSPPKPKTHECNICGLEFPIGQALGGHMRRHRAALSGSNTTSNVHERYSSSNSLNPQPAQVFQVLKKTNSGRRAMCLDLNLTPLENDLETLQLGKAAPLVGFL, via the coding sequence ATGAACATGAAGAGAAGCATCACAGATATGAGAGAGCTTGATCACGGCCTAACCATGGCCAACTGTTTGATGCTACTTTCCCGTGGCATCAACTACAACGCTAATCAATATGACTCCTTCTCTGTCTCCCCTAACCGGGTTTTCGAGTGCAAGACCTGCAATCGCCAGTTCCCTTCGTTCCAAGCGCTTGGAGGTCACCGTGCCAGTCACAAGAAGCCCAGGTTAACCGGATCATCAGGAGAAGGAAACAGCAATAGTTCTGATCAGAGTCTGTCACAAGGTTCACCACCAAAACCTAAGACGCATGAGTGCAACATATGTGGCCTAGAGTTTCCTATAGGGCAGGCCTTGGGGGGTCACATGAGGAGGCACAGGGCAGCCTTGAGCGGTAGCAATACTACTAGCAATGTTCATGAGCGATATTCAAGTTCGAATAGTCTAAATCCTCAGCCTGCGCAAGTATTTCAAGTTTTGAAGAAGACGAATAGCGGTAGGAGAGCTATGTGTTTGGATCTGAACTTAACGCCATTAGAGAATGACTTGGAGACTCTTCAGCTAGGGAAAGCAGCTCCACTTGTTGGgtttttgtaa
- the LOC126628054 gene encoding uncharacterized protein LOC126628054 — protein sequence MEARKLLNDKKFWVASFLIAWAAALQGHMMWVQRQESFKQKFGSLSETETSDAEE from the exons ATGGAAGCCAGGAAGCTCCTCAACGACAAGAAATTCTGGGTCGCATCTTTCCTCATTGCTTGGGCTGCTGCTCTCCAG GGGCACATGATGTGGGTGCAGAGACAGGAATCCTTCAAGCAAAAGTTTGGCAGTCTCAGCGAAACCGAAACCAGTGATGCCGAAGAGTAA